ACATCTCGTGGGTCGAGGAGATCGGTTTTTCCCGGTGCATGCAGGGTCATGCTACGCCATGAGTTACGCGAAGCCAAACAAAGTTAGGCAGCCCTAAACATAGGTCAATCCGGCTATTTTCGGTGCACCGAACATTGGCTACGTTCCTCGCGGATCGGACGCGGAGGAACGATGACCGCCCTCGCCAGCCTGGCCTTGATCGCGCTCACCTCGACGCACGCGGCCGCACAGGAGCGGAGCACCATGGACGCCGGCCTCGACGTCGCGCTCCGTCTCGAGGGTGCGTCCGGGCCCCCGGAGCGTCGCGCCCTGACACGGATCCGCCCGACGCTGACGATCCGCCCGGCGGACGGCTGGACGCTCGTGGCGCAGGGACAGCTGTACGGGGCTTCGGAGTCCGACACCCCGCGCAGCGCCGACCTCTATCAGGGGTTCGCGCAGCTCGCGCGGGAGCGCTTCGAGCTCCGGCTCGGCCGACAGGAGCTCGTCCTCGGCAGCGGCTTCCTCCTCGGCGCCGACGAGCGCTTCGACGGCGCCGCGTACGACGCGATCCACGCGATCGTCCGGCCCCGCCCGGGACTCGCCGTCGCGGCGTTTTGCGGCCGCTCGGTCTCGGCGCTCTCCCCGGAGCCGGGCGGGATCGTGGCGGGTGTCGTCGTCGGCGTCGCACGTGAGGGCAAGGGCGTCGAGGCGTATGCCATCGACGACGGCGGGGCCGCGACGAGCCTCGGGGCCCGTGCGGTCGCGCGGCGCGGCGCGCTCGCCGTCGAGGTCGAGCCGGTCTTCCAGTCCGGCGGGGCGTGGGGCGGCCACGTCGAGCTCACCTACGCGCTGGAGCGCGGTGCCTTCCGCCCGCGCCTCACCCTGGGGCACGCCGTCGCGAGCCCGGCGTTCCTGCACCCCCGCCACGACACCTCACAGGTCGGCGACATGGGAGTGATCCCCGACCTCTCCGGCTTCGCCGCGGGAGCGTCCGTCGCCAGGGGGCTTCGCGCCACCTCGCTCGCCGCGGAGATCCCGCTGGGATCGAGGGCCGGCTTGTCGCTCACCCTTCGTCGCTTCGGCGCCGCGGAGGTGACGGGAGCGTCGTCGCGCGACGTCGGCCGCGAGATCGACGCTGTGGCCACGGTGCGCCTGTCCGACGCGCTCGAAGTGGCGGTGAGCGTCGACCGGTTCGACGGAGGCGACTTCCAGCGTGAGGCGACCGGCGAGGGCCTGCGCGTTCGGTACGGGTTCGCGGCGCTGCGCTGCCGCTTCTAGCCGCCGTTCTGCAGCGTCGCCAGGCGATCGCGGTAGGCACCTTTCACCGCGACGTACTCCGCGTGGTCGAGCATCAGCTCCGAGGCGATCTTCCCGATCGTGCCTTCCTCGGCCGACGAGATCACGTGGTCCGCCGCGGAGACCGCGAACAGGCAGTGCAGCAGCCCGATCCGCTGCTCGACCGACGCGATCTCCCGGAACTCCCGGGTGACCAGGAAGTTCTCGACGCCGCCGAAGAGCAGGCTCTGGGTCTTGGCCATCTGCACGACCATGACCGCCTGCTCCTCCGGGAGCGCCCCTTTCTCCATGACGATCCGCTCCATCGTCCGCGTCTCGTCCTCGCTGACCTTCAGATCGGCGGACGCCACGCGGGTGAGAAGGTAGGCGAACGCCGCGAGGTAACGCGCGCGCTCGGGGTCGAGCCGGTCGAGCGACGCCGCGATCCGGCGCACGGTCTCGGTGTCCCCCGCCGCGGTCGCGGGCGCCTTCGCGCGGATGCCCAGCGTGTCGAGGATTCCCATCGCGACCTCCGGGGTCAGTA
The Candidatus Polarisedimenticolaceae bacterium genome window above contains:
- a CDS encoding TerB family tellurite resistance protein is translated as LTPEVAMGILDTLGIRAKAPATAAGDTETVRRIAASLDRLDPERARYLAAFAYLLTRVASADLKVSEDETRTMERIVMEKGALPEEQAVMVVQMAKTQSLLFGGVENFLVTREFREIASVEQRIGLLHCLFAVSAADHVISSAEEGTIGKIASELMLDHAEYVAVKGAYRDRLATLQNGG